TTATGAATAAAACTGGAATACAACTACTGTATtatgtacttacatgtattGTAGAGCCAGTCCACTTCAAATGCATAAAAACAAACCAGGAACTCAAAATCAAGTAGAACTGTTGATAGACTGTTCAGCTGATCAGCCAGCCAAAAGTCTGCAAATCCTACTTTGTAAAATGGTGAAAGAAATATCCGTTTCTGTGAATACAGATCAATAGGGTAAAGAGTTCACATTTAATATAGGATAGTGTTGCATAAAACATTAAGAGCAACATCAGTCACAAATTTTGATGGGATATTACTATAAAAAATGTCAATCTATAATAACTTTATAGGAAAGAACTTGAAATAACAGCACTAAGAATTAACCACGAAAAAGTTGATTTCCATCAGTCAGTTTATTTAGATTCCAAACCATGTTGAATACTACTTACCAACACTGTGAGAAGCCACATGCGGGAACTTTTGTGGAGAATTGGTAGAGGATTGATGAGGAAGAGCAGTACAAAACCAGCCAAAGACAGAGGAAAGACAAATGCAGGAATGTGGAGAGTATCACTAAAGAAATAGCAAAGAACGCTGATAGCCCAGAGTACCGCCAGGGAGGAGGCCAGCTGTGAAGTAATAAACAGTACATCATAAAACAGGACAGATATTTGTCTGTTGTATACTATCTATTATTAATTGTTGATTATTGCACGATAACAGTCAGAGTGCAAATGGATAAtcattacaatgtaaatatcaaatcataaaCTTTACACTATCAATGTTGGATAATCACACTATCAATGTTGGATAAtcattacaatgtaaatatcaaatcatCAACTGTATACTATCAATATCcaacattacaatgtacatatcaaatCATTAACTGTATACTATCAATgtgtttttcaaatattaatcaTTGAAATGTTAAAGTTTAGTACGGCATTTAATTATAACAATGACAAAGTCTTGTTGTTTGATCATGGATCAGAATAAAGAACTTTTACAGTTTCAAGGAACATATCAACTATTTGATTTTTGGTTaagttaattttgtttaatgtcctatcaacCTTGGGTATCATTGATAGACGTAACCAGTCTTGAAGGATTTTCCAGAACATACCTTTCAACTTTACCATCATTACCTGGCAAAAATCCCATTTGAGTTTTTAACTCAAAGGTAAAGGGCTTAATCAAATCACTCAGTAATCTGTTTGTCAGTAAAGGCGAGTATACAGCTGGTGTTTATACCTCTAACAGTTGTTGATGAGATAGATGATGTCTAGGGTCAATCTCAAAGATGAGAACATGGTTGACTCCAGATGATCTCCATCCATATGTGTTGATCCCTAATAGGAAAATCATCTGTATAATTAGGAACATCCCTCTGTACATCCTCAAGGCTGGCTCCCAGTTGTCAGAGTGGCCAGAGAAAAAAGCTGAAATGAAGTGTAAAGAATTATGTAATATCCTCATGCACTTAGTTTTATAGGCATATACATAGATAGATAGTTAAATGAAAATATGCATAGTACATATAACTGGACAAGAGTTCCTATAAATCTGCAAGAAGataaaaatttatatttattttaaatgaaatcaaGGTTTAAGGGCATAGTAGAGTAGTTTTATGTAAACAATTTACTATTGCCATGTTAATGACAATGAACTCACCAGTTAGCACCAGGACAACAGTCATCACTGAGAACCACCCAAAGAACAGACCCACTCTGAAGGTCGTCCAAGGGGATTGCTATAACAAAACAAGTTATAGATATTAAAGATATCATTAAAATCAAGGTTGAATTTCTTGCAAACCTGCACTTTTCTGTAAGTTTAATTTAATCCTTAAATTCAATTATCTTTTCAGATTATAACAGCATCCTCTTTTCTATGAACTGAATCTGTAGACATTTAAATTCCCTATGATTTGTAGACATACTGTTTCTCCTAGGGGTGGGACCCTCAATCTCTTCATGGCTTTCTGTCTATTTCCTCCTTCTAGATCAGACGTCACACTATTCTGCAAACAAGAAATAGAGACTTACAATTACCACAGAAAAAACATACAGGCCccaatttctcaaaacaaaagtgcagacttaagtcagaACTTCAGTTTTTCTCTCTGTGTAACTTACGgtatgtaaaacattttgacttaagtcagtttttgacttaagtttgtttcgagaaatcagggcTAGATTTCCTAGATATCTCCTGAAAGGATCacttttgatacattttttaacaTCACAGAAATGCTATTTTTAGATCACAATGTTACCATATCTAAGTCGACACTGTCATAAATGATGCATATGGAAatttaacattgttataatATCACATAGCTGAGtttctatagtaacatttacctCAGTCTTTACAATTACACCTAcctctgtctctgtaataaggtGGTCAACCTCCTTGTTGGTGTAGAACGGTGCAGCATCCACATGTGCTTGTCTCCATTCCATACCCCTCTGAGTTTGCATCAGCTGATGAAAAACGTGAAAATTGCTATTGACAAAAAACTCCTTGAATATCTTGTGAGAGAAAAGAACTGGTAAATAGATTAACACCAAAAAATCCTTAAGTGCACTTCAACTAGTTTGTAGAAGTTACTGTTAATACAGAAATTTGAttagaattgtctcccctttgcTCACAGGGCCTAGATTTACGTATTTAATTAGAATTGTCTCCCATTTGCTTACAGGGCCTAAATTTACATATTGAAttagaattgtctcccctttgcTTGCAGAGTCTAGATTTACGTATGTAATGTTCCAATAAATCGCCgaagtttttatttcattttatgtgAAAACTTTTGTTGAATCATTACAAAGAAAACTATATAAAATCCTAAAGTCTAACTTACAGTTCATCCCATCTCACATATGTAACAGTAGCCTACCTTGTCATGCTTTTTAAGGATCTTCCTGAATCCTGTGAAGTTGAGTGTTTGATAGTTCTGTAGAAGGATGAGTGAGAGGTAGAACTCACTAAAGGCCAGTTTGAGATCATGTAGCTTTCGTGTATGGGCCACACCACTTATCTCCTTGTCTTTGAACAGTCCCTTTACACTGGAACGCCTCTGGCGTAGACCCACTGTTGATGGCTTGTGTGCATGCTCATGGTAGGTTTCCATCTCAGCTTTAAGACTGGCATACTTCCTGTTTGCCTCAGAAATCTTTTctataataatgaaaatacatttcatttttgtcagtaaaaaaaagttatgtaacaatgatatatGCATAGGGTAAATCTAACAACATTATTGTAATGAAATACTTTGACACAATATAAATGACCAATTTGTTGACTCTGAGGTAAAGAAGTAATTTATTTAGTTTGCTTTCAattgattttgttaatattcTATTAAAAGCCTGTGTCAAGTAAGGACATGTTGAGTTTTTTTGGAAATGAAGGAAACTCGACAAGTACCTGAAGAAAATCCCCACTGTACCTGGCAAACTGCCTATTGGGCACTTAGAGGTAGAGGGATACAGGTGGAACGTACTGAAGGATACCTTATCCACTCAGCTATCACAGCTCCTAGGAGTACATGTAATTGTGTCTTATACCAATATGTCTATCTATATAATGACAACATCATCCTCTTACCATAGAAAAATGTGTTGATTTTAGCTAACTCTTTGTCACAAAACTGGAAAAATCTTTCATCAAATCTGCCCAGAAATCTCTGTATAATGGCCTGATCGGTAACTGAAAATacataagaaaaaaatgttttttccaATCCGAAATAGAATACAAAATCTCTACTGATTACCGTAGTATCTGGAAACTTGTATGCTTCCATAAAAGATTTCCTGCCAAACCTTAAAAACTTCATTTATTAGGTCATAtcaaatttcttataaaagtACTCTCCTTTtcctcttaattaattactaaatattttaaaaattatggtAACACATTCACTATCATGACAAGAAAAAGGTTATattaatctttaaaattcttgtgTTAATACCTTCTGCAGATGGTGACTGCTCCTGTGCCTCATACAGCATTTCTTTCATAGCCTGTTAAATGAAAGAAAAGTTATGGAAACAAATGACAATATTTTTGGATTTTTATTATAtggtaggtcaaaggtcaaaacaTTGAGAATTCCTTTCAAACCCATATTttattattagctcacctggtccaaggaccgaggtgagcttatgggataccgcagcgtccgtcgtccgtcgtccgtcaacaatcgacttcttctccataaccgctggtcggatttcaacaaaatttgactggtagcatccttatcgGCTACTaactaaaaattgtacaaatgatggggctgaccccccgggggcctgaggggcggggccaaaaggggtcaatttggctatttccatataaacgacttcttctctgaaaccaagcatgggatagcacccataatgcaatggtagcatccttatagggtggggattcaaaattgtacaaataatagggctgaccccccgggggcctgaggggcggggtcaaaaggggccaatttggctatttccatataaacgacttcttctctgaaactaagcatggtatagcacccataatgcaatggtagcatccttatagggtggggattcaaaattgtacaaatgatggggctgaccccccgggggcctgaggggcggggtcaaaaggggttaatttggctattttcatataaatgacttcttctctgcaactaagcatggtatagcacccattatgcaatggtagcatccttatagtgtggggattccaaattgtgcaatcaaaattgtgaaaatgatagggctgaccccccgggggcctgaggggcggggtcaaaaggggtcaatttggctatttccatataaatgacttcttctctgcaactaagcatggtatagcacccataatgcaatggtagcatccttgtaggctgggaattccaaattgagcaaatgatagggctaacccccgggggcctgaggggcggggtcaaaagtggtcaatttccatataaatgactttttctctgcaacttaacatgggattgcgctcataatgcaatggttacatccttatagggtttggattcaaaattttgcaaatgatggggctgaccccctgggggcctgaagggtggggtcaaaaggggtcaatttggctatttccatataaacgacttcttctctgcaactaagaatggaagagcacttataatgcaacggtagcatcctaatagggttgggatttgaaattgtacaaatgatagggctgaccccccggcccttaaacggcaatagatgcgaggtcaaaaaggtcaattaggctactattttcatataaattactttttctctgaacctatgtattggatagcatatttgtatggtatcaatagcatcattgtatggttgtgattcaaaattaaactttgggagtcaattttgcttatttttctaattgtcagagtcttgtgataattactaacaaaaaaccaggtgagcctTTCAAAcccatattttattatttaagttTCAACACTGAGATCTGGTACCTGGAGCCTATACAAGGAATGCATGCTGCAATATAAGGTAAAagtgatatatatttacttaaggTAAAAATGATATACTTCACTTCCATCCTAAAGCTAGAATTGCATGTATGGAGCTTTCATAATAACCCAAGACTTTATTCcctaaaaaaaagaaattagcAAGAAAAACCTTACAccaatggaaaaaaaaatatcatctcACATCCTGTACTTCCACTGCATCTTGGTTAATGTTATTTGGTCAGTTAATCACATGGTATACTACTAAGTGAGATTTAGAAAAACTTTTACTTTCTTTTTACTTTTCTTTACCTCATATTGGATGTACTGCTTCCTCCATTCTGGAGTGATATGTGCTCCAAGATGTTCTGCAAACTTCATGTTGGTATTCTGTCTTCAACAATTCTAGAATGTATGAATTACCGCAAGTATTTATAATTTAgctcaaaaatatcattatgacTCTTTAAGACCTTGAGTCTACTATTATTTAAACGAAAATAAGAAgatgcaaatacatgtacagtcaacaatgtctataaagaccaccaaagggacaaagaaaaaaaaaggtcTGTATACCCAGGTCAAATAGTgctgaaattgaccatttgggaccCTTAAagagtggtcttattaagcaggtgttgttttttttacagagttggtcactaaggcaggccTGACTGTAATAATAAACTTgttgaaaatgaattaaaaacaattaaattttctCTAATTACATTTTGGTAATTTAAATCAAGTTCATTTTAGACCTAAATGTAGATCTATATTCCTTAAACCATTTGAttaaatgtatgataaacattttcattgcctaaaatacattttctatacCTAGATCTGCATGCATTCTTATGCCTATAATACAAGCTAAGCAAGTAGCCGGAGTTACTCTGGCTCTGAAACTAATATAgtaatgttataattatatgtttgaCATTAAGAAACTTTTGATGGTGACTATATAATGCCTGTCAGACGTTTTTCATAATTTCTTAGATTGTTggattatataacatataaattgatatatgtAGCTCTTTAAGTACACCAGCCTTTTGACAGACAATTAACCGAAATCTGTCTAAATCAAAGccttatattaattatttaattaagaCTTCACCTACTGAGAGTCTAAACATCAGTACGGTAAATCTGGCTATATAGCTAGATTTGACTATATAGCTAAATCTGACAACACATATAgtggacaaatgtaaacaaaagtgACATGCCTGGTCACAAAATCATCATACACATCGAAAATTGAATGACGAATTTTGAGAATcgacaaaacaaaatatttttgtcatccaACATAatttacagtgattttttaaaaatacattgttGCATGTATTGGTACTTGCATCCATTCATCCTCATATTCTgattaaaaagatataaaattcTTGCATTTTGTTTTCCATTTGTAATATTCCAAATATCTTGTTGTTTATGAGCCAACTGGGCACTTTTTGCACATGGTCAATTTTGCACGGGATCCATGCTCCAAGCGTACCCAGTGTTTTTTCCTGGATATTTTGGGAAAATGctacctggtgaaaattgggaaattttgtgTGATAAAAGAAGGAAATGACAAATTTTAACgatgtttatggaaattttggaaaagctAGAAATAAACAATCATGCTTCTCTAAGTCTCAGTGTAAGAATGTATACTTAAATACGACTTGGGATttctagaattttttttttgtttcctcACACAAAATATGCAAcaactcactgatttgggaaatttagacataattttggggaaaaaaataacaagaaatacaaatgGGAATGGGTTCAAATTTAGTTTTGTTACAAGGGAATAGTGATAATGGATACTAAATAATTGCAATGGATTTTAAAAAGTCACCTGAAAATGAGCAAGTAGGCAAACTTTATTCATATCACACACTTACATGTTTCGTCATCCATGCGTTCATACTGCACAGGGAAAATGTGACCTGACCTCACCtggtgttttttttacatttacccACTATACATATAGGCAGATTTGGCTATATAGTCAAATCTAGCTATCTAACCAGATTAAGTCTGTACTTTCACTCGATgcaataaacattaaatattctTCTGTATTATCAAAGACTACTTTAACACTGTTAGAAATAATATATTGTACTACTACTAGACCAATATACAGCTGATGTAGCTCAGTGTGgattttatctttgtttattgCATACTGTCTTCGGCCGAACAATAAATGGTTTTCTGTAGAATCGAATGACCATGTCTTTACTCGTATTTGGTTACTAACTTATTGTATCTTAAATGAAATCTTTTGCACGAGAAAGCCCTGCAGACCGATGTACTCAACATTTCAAGTCATATCTCAGTCCATTTCAAGTTCAAGGCTATATTTCCAGGTTATTGGGTGCGATACTCACAATATTAATGATGGTACTAAGACCCTCCAGGTATATTGTCAGCAGATCCAGCCCGACATTTCGGCACA
This genomic window from Argopecten irradians isolate NY chromosome 4, Ai_NY, whole genome shotgun sequence contains:
- the LOC138321181 gene encoding solute carrier family 53 member 1-like isoform X3 — its product is MKFAEHLGAHITPEWRKQYIQYEAMKEMLYEAQEQSPSAEVTDQAIIQRFLGRFDERFFQFCDKELAKINTFFYEKISEANRKYASLKAEMETYHEHAHKPSTVGLRQRRSSVKGLFKDKEISGVAHTRKLHDLKLAFSEFYLSLILLQNYQTLNFTGFRKILKKHDKLMQTQRGMEWRQAHVDAAPFYTNKEVDHLITETENSVTSDLEGGNRQKAMKRLRVPPLGETQSPWTTFRVGLFFGWFSVMTVVLVLTAFFSGHSDNWEPALRMYRGMFLIIQMIFLLGINTYGWRSSGVNHVLIFEIDPRHHLSHQQLLELASSLAVLWAISVLCYFFSDTLHIPAFVFPLSLAGFVLLFLINPLPILHKSSRMWLLTVLKRIFLSPFYKVGFADFWLADQLNSLSTVLLDFEFLVCFYAFEVDWLYNTSPGVCTMNKYGIRAIVSCLPAWFRFAQCLRRYRDTKLAFPHLVNAGKYSTTFFSTIFSTLYKVQIELYGEEQRQNNVFFYLWIAASVISTCYTLTWDIKMDWGLLDKNAGENTFLREEIVYAYKAYYYFAMVEDFILRFAWTLTVSIGEGGYFPGEALKTLLASLEVFRRFVWNFFRLENEHLNNCGQFRAVRDISIAPIDSNDQTQLEDMMDQDDGAYTYRSERKRLVGKNS
- the LOC138321181 gene encoding solute carrier family 53 member 1-like isoform X2 yields the protein MKFAEHLGAHITPEWRKQYIQYEAMKEMLYEAQEQSPSAEVTDQAIIQRFLGRFDERFFQFCDKELAKINTFFYEKISEANRKYASLKAEMETYHEHAHKPSTVGLRQRRSSVKGLFKDKEISGVAHTRKLHDLKLAFSEFYLSLILLQNYQTLNFTGFRKILKKHDKLMQTQRGMEWRQAHVDAAPFYTNKEVDHLITETENSVTSDLEGGNRQKAMKRLRVPPLGETQSPWTTFRVGLFFGWFSVMTVVLVLTAFFSGHSDNWEPALRMYRGMFLIIQMIFLLGINTYGWRSSGVNHVLIFEIDPRHHLSHQQLLELASSLAVLWAISVLCYFFSDTLHIPAFVFPLSLAGFVLLFLINPLPILHKSSRMWLLTVLKRIFLSPFYKVGFADFWLADQLNSLSTVLLDFEFLVCFYAFEVDWLYNTSPGVCTMNKYGIRAIVSCLPAWFRFAQCLRRYRDTKLAFPHLVNAGKYSTTFFSTIFSTLYKVQIELYGEEQRQNNVFFYLWIAASVISTCYTLTWDIKMDWGLLDKNAGENTFLREEIVYAYKAYYYFAMVEDFILRFAWTLTVSIGEGGYFPGEALKTLLASLEVFRRFVWNFFRLENEHLNNCGQFRAVRDISIAPIDSNDQTQLEDMMDQDDGAYTYRSERKRLVGNKSSTSLGRRRSSVALRLFDQLVWD
- the LOC138321181 gene encoding solute carrier family 53 member 1-like isoform X1 — protein: MKFAEHLGAHITPEWRKQYIQYEAMKEMLYEAQEQSPSAEVTDQAIIQRFLGRFDERFFQFCDKELAKINTFFYEKISEANRKYASLKAEMETYHEHAHKPSTVGLRQRRSSVKGLFKDKEISGVAHTRKLHDLKLAFSEFYLSLILLQNYQTLNFTGFRKILKKHDKLMQTQRGMEWRQAHVDAAPFYTNKEVDHLITETENSVTSDLEGGNRQKAMKRLRVPPLGETQSPWTTFRVGLFFGWFSVMTVVLVLTAFFSGHSDNWEPALRMYRGMFLIIQMIFLLGINTYGWRSSGVNHVLIFEIDPRHHLSHQQLLELASSLAVLWAISVLCYFFSDTLHIPAFVFPLSLAGFVLLFLINPLPILHKSSRMWLLTVLKRIFLSPFYKVGFADFWLADQLNSLSTVLLDFEFLVCFYAFEVDWLYNTSPGVCTMNKYGIRAIVSCLPAWFRFAQCLRRYRDTKLAFPHLVNAGKYSTTFFSTIFSTLYKVQIELYGEEQRQNNVFFYLWIAASVISTCYTLTWDIKMDWGLLDKNAGENTFLREEIVYAYKAYYYFAMVEDFILRFAWTLTVSIGEGGYFPGEALKTLLASLEVFRRFVWNFFRLENEHLNNCGQFRAVRDISIAPIDSNDQTQLEDMMDQDDGAYTYRSERKRLVGKTSKKDKGALWVFGDETMEKIPWKYKGV